ACGATGACGGCCTATGGGCGGGCAAGGTCCGCCATAACCTGTATGTTGCCAATCGTTCATGCCTTGTAAAGTACCGGGCGGCAATTTTTTTTCTGTTACGCCTTCAGCCAGGCCACTGACATCAGGTGGAATATTATACAATACCCAATGTACCCAGGTCATTTTGGGGGCATCTGGATCAGGTGCATCTGGATCATCTACGATTAATACTAGACTTTTGATACCTTCAGGTATTCCTGTCCAGGTAAGTGCTGGCGAAACATTTTTACCATCGCAAGTATGACGAGTTGGGATGGTTCCATGATGTGTAAAGGATGTTGATGTCAATATCAGAGCCATAATTCCCTCCTGTTCTAAGATGATCAATTTTCTTTCGGTTATTCGAATAGCCTGATAACCGAAATAAATGGTCATGTCTTTTTGTCTGCTGTTAGATTAAAAGGACACCTCAAAATATTTAAAATTAAATCCAATAATCTATAACTAATTAATGATGCACTTGTTAAGTAATCAGACAAGATGTCCTGTCAGATGTTTACTTGTCTCTAGAATTACAATCAACTTTTTTATGTTAACTAATTTAGTTGGAACCGGCTGATTTTACAGCCTGACCCACTTGGCCTCGTTTTTACTCGAGGGATTATTGTATCCAAAATTAGCTAAAACCATATCAACCGAGCTAATCTTATAGAAACAACCAATTTTTTGCATCAAAGTGCGAGTAATTGAATTACGCGACAGGCCCTGTATATGCTTGTGTTATGCTGATTTCTTTTTATTTAAAGCAAATTACTGAAGAGTATTGTATTGGAATTACACTCTAAAACTAAAACTTTCTTTTCTGTGATAGTTAAAAAGTTCAAAAATGGAGAAATCCAATTTTTAGATATTTTGAAACAGCTCCTAAAGATGCAAAATGGCGAGTCAGATGGTATATGTTTAACACGATATTTTTAAGAAAATATCTTTTATATTCGGGAAAGACGATGTCTATGAAAGTTGTTTCTATCAGCGCTATTCATTTAGGTTAAAGTCATTATGCATTCTTTATATATTTTGGTTGATAGCCAAGAAGATTGGACACCATATTACCCGACTGCTGATTTGATGACGTTCGAAGTTTATTTGACATTACCTGAATCTAAAAAACCGGGGAAAGCGCAAGTCATTAACTTGTGCCGTGATTATAATTACTTAGGTACGGGTTATTATTGCTCATTACTAGCCGAAGCCCGTGGACAGCGAGTGATTCCATCGATACGTAGCATTAATGACTTGGCCAATCACTATTATTATCGTTTGTATGATAATAATCTTGATAAATCGCTCGATAAGCACCTGGTGAAATTCGGTCAATCCGACGCTGAAATTTTAGCTATCAAGATATTTTTCGGTAGAGTTTCTTATCCGTCATTGGAGAAATTAGCCCGACGTTTATTTGAACTTTATCCTTGCCCGATACTGGCTGTTAATTTTAAGCGTGGATCGCGTTGGGAAATCGTCAGTGTTATACCCGGCACACTAGCTGACCTGAACGAGGTGGAGCAAAATCAATTTGCGACGGCAATTGATGCTTATAGTCGTAAAATCTGGCGGAAGCCTAGATCACGCAAGCGTTTCCGTTTTGAAATGGCTATTTTATGTAATCCGAATGAAGCCTTGCCACCCAGTGATAACAAAGCAATTAAAAATTTTATCCGTATCGGGAATGACTTGGGTTTGGATATTGACATCATTGATAAGCATGATTATGCCCGATTGCTAGAATATGATGCTTTGTTTATACGTGAAACAACTGCAATCAATCATCACACTTATCGGTTTGCCAAGCGCGCTGAAAGCGAAGGTCTTGTGGTGTTAGACGATCCAGATTCGATATTGAAATGTACTAATAAGGTCTTTCTGGCTGATTTGCTTAGTACGCATAATATCCCTACACCGAAAACACAGCTTATTTTACGTAATAAAATGCTGGATTTCCACGAACTAGAACAGACATTCGGTTATCCCGTCGTACTTAAAATTCCTAATGGTTCATTTTCAAGAGGTGTTGTCAAAGCACACAGCCGAGATGAGCTGGAAAAATACTGTACAGAACTATTTAAAGAGTCTGCTATTTTGTTGTTGCAAGAATACGTACGGACTGATTATGATTGGCGCATTGGTTTTTTAAATAATCGCCCGCTTTATGCTTGTAAGTACTATATGGTAAGAGGGCACTGGCAGATTTATAATCATAATAACGCGAAGCCAGAAGATCAAAGCGGTGACTTTGAAACTATTGCCATACATGAAGTGCCCAAAGATATTATTAGGACTGCGACAAAAGCAGTCAAATTAATTGGAGAGGGCTTCTATGGTGTCGATCTTAAACAGGTTGCGGGGCGTAATGTCATCATTGAAATCAACGATAATCCCAGTATTGATAGTGGTGTTGAAGATCTCTATCTTGGAGATGATTTGTACCGCATTATTATGGAAGAATTTATTCGTCGTCTGGAGCGTAAATATAGTGCTTTTTCCTATAAGGAATAAGTATGCTGATGCAATATGATATCGATATTTTTCCCGATAGCTATAGTATCGCTCGCGAGAGATTTCTAATGCTGTGTGCCGGCTTACCTGGAAAATTAAGAGCTTTCCGACATCCCACAGAAAAGTATCACAATTATCCCTTAACAACAGATATTTTTTGGTTGGGACCTGAAGAAGCGACTAAGATTCTGATTGTGGTGAGTGCTACGCATGGTGTTGAAGGATTTTGTGGCTCAGCCGCACAGGCCAATTGGCTGCAACACGTGATGTTACCGACCAATGATGTTGCCATATTATTTATTCATGCATTAAATCCATTTGGCTTTGCTCATCTACGCCGAGTGAATGAAAATAATATTGATCTTAATCGTAATTTTATTGATTTTACTGCGCATCTGCCTGATAACAATGGCTATCAAGAACTCGCTTCGGTATTATTACCTGAATACTGGAACGATGAGCTAAATCAAATAGCGCAGGAAAAGATACATGCCTATCAAGTACGATATGGCAGAAGTTTGACTGAGCAGGCAATCAGTGGTGGTCAATATCAATTCCCAGACGGATTGTTCTACGGCGGCTCTGAACCAGCCTGGTCACATCTCGTAATTAAAACGATCATTGCAGACTATAGGTTGACGCAACGAAATCAGGTAATCGTGGTTGATATTCATTCAGGCTTGGGACCTTACGGTTATGGGGAAATTATTTCTGATCACGCGCCTCGCTCCCCAGGAGCGCAATTGGCCAAACTATTATTCGGTGATAGTGTCACAGAACCGTTATGTGGCACGTCAACTTCTGTCCCCAAGTTCGGTTTGCTAGACTATGTCTGGCATGCTGCTTTTGGTGAGAATGGCTGTTTTGTTACACTGGAGTTTGGAACATACTCGGTTGATGAGATGTTCGCAATTTTGCGTGAAGAAAACTATTATTGGCAAGAATTTAATCGGGATAAAATAGATGCCGAACAAATGGATGCAGTGAGTCTACGGTTACGAAATTATTTCTATCCTGATAAAACAGATTGGAAAGAAATGATTCTATTTCGTAGTGAGCAAGTACTGACACAGGCATTAACAGGTTTGTGTGCTTATTGATCCTACCGGATTAAGGGAATGAACCAGGACACGACCATTGAAACTAAAACTAGATCGCGACCTGTATTTAGAAGTGCAATAAAAAAAGATATTACCCAATTGCTTGTGATTGAAAATCGTTGTTTTGCACGCGATACACTGAGTGCTCGTAGTTTCCACTGGATGCTGGAGAAAGGCCATGCCGATATTATTCTGATAGAAGTAGATCATAATATTGTGGGCTACTCTTTGTTACTTTATCGACGTGGCACGTCACTCGCACGTTTGTATTCAATTGCAATCTTGCCTGAATGCCAAGGCTCCGGCCTGGGGACAGCTCTATTAAAACATGCCGAACAGGCAGCACAGAAACATGATTGTGTGTATCTAAGGCTTGAAGTGCGATCAGATAATACAACTGCGATTGCCTGCTACAAGCGATTGGGTTACAGGCAGTTTGATACAAAACAAGATTATTATGAGGATCACAGCGCGGCATTATGCTTTGAAAAAAGAATTATTTATCCGCATCCAGTCTCCCGTTTGAAGGTGCCTTTTTATCGGCAGACAACGGAATTTAGTTGCGGTCCT
This genomic window from Nitrosomonas cryotolerans ATCC 49181 contains:
- a CDS encoding YbhB/YbcL family Raf kinase inhibitor-like protein, yielding MALILTSTSFTHHGTIPTRHTCDGKNVSPALTWTGIPEGIKSLVLIVDDPDAPDPDAPKMTWVHWVLYNIPPDVSGLAEGVTEKKLPPGTLQGMNDWQHTGYGGPCPPIGRHRYFHKLYALGTMLPDLQIPTKAVLENTMRGHIIANTELIGCYQRQSSG
- a CDS encoding RimK family protein, which codes for MHSLYILVDSQEDWTPYYPTADLMTFEVYLTLPESKKPGKAQVINLCRDYNYLGTGYYCSLLAEARGQRVIPSIRSINDLANHYYYRLYDNNLDKSLDKHLVKFGQSDAEILAIKIFFGRVSYPSLEKLARRLFELYPCPILAVNFKRGSRWEIVSVIPGTLADLNEVEQNQFATAIDAYSRKIWRKPRSRKRFRFEMAILCNPNEALPPSDNKAIKNFIRIGNDLGLDIDIIDKHDYARLLEYDALFIRETTAINHHTYRFAKRAESEGLVVLDDPDSILKCTNKVFLADLLSTHNIPTPKTQLILRNKMLDFHELEQTFGYPVVLKIPNGSFSRGVVKAHSRDELEKYCTELFKESAILLLQEYVRTDYDWRIGFLNNRPLYACKYYMVRGHWQIYNHNNAKPEDQSGDFETIAIHEVPKDIIRTATKAVKLIGEGFYGVDLKQVAGRNVIIEINDNPSIDSGVEDLYLGDDLYRIIMEEFIRRLERKYSAFSYKE
- a CDS encoding M14 family metallopeptidase; the encoded protein is MLMQYDIDIFPDSYSIARERFLMLCAGLPGKLRAFRHPTEKYHNYPLTTDIFWLGPEEATKILIVVSATHGVEGFCGSAAQANWLQHVMLPTNDVAILFIHALNPFGFAHLRRVNENNIDLNRNFIDFTAHLPDNNGYQELASVLLPEYWNDELNQIAQEKIHAYQVRYGRSLTEQAISGGQYQFPDGLFYGGSEPAWSHLVIKTIIADYRLTQRNQVIVVDIHSGLGPYGYGEIISDHAPRSPGAQLAKLLFGDSVTEPLCGTSTSVPKFGLLDYVWHAAFGENGCFVTLEFGTYSVDEMFAILREENYYWQEFNRDKIDAEQMDAVSLRLRNYFYPDKTDWKEMILFRSEQVLTQALTGLCAY